The following is a genomic window from Kogia breviceps isolate mKogBre1 chromosome 4, mKogBre1 haplotype 1, whole genome shotgun sequence.
AAGGGCTAGAGATTTAGCAGTGAATGAGACATACAAAATCCCCGCCTTCTGGTAAGGGAGATGGACAAGAGGCATGACACCTACCCATGCTGACGGGAAACATGAAGGCAGGACAGAGGGTCAGGGTGGGTGTTGTAGGGAGGActtcctgaggaggtgacatcagagcaaagaggaggtgAGAGAGGGACCCATGGGTGTATTTGGGGTATGAACATCTCAAGCAGAGAACATAGCCTGTGCAAAGGCACGGGGGTAGGAGCAGACCTGGCCCAGGCAACAAGTAGTGGAGAAGCTGAGCAGGATGCAAAAAAGCAAGAGTACACTGGAAGATGATGGCAGGAGGAAGACCAGATAGCTCAGAGCCTTAAAGGCTGAAATAAGAACCCGGCTTTTTACTCTGAGGGAGATGGGAGTCACAAAGGGTTATATGCAAGGAACAGTTATCAATGGGCCAAAAGGCAGTGTCAGGGAGTAGAGGGAACCTAAGACCCAGGGTTCAAATCTGACCTCagtcaggggacttccctagtggtccagtggttaagactccatgcttccaatgcagggggaatgggtttgatcccaggttggggaactaagatcccacatgccatatgGTACagcccacactcacacacaaaaaaaaaaaaaaaaaaaaaaaaaaaaatctggcctcAGTCAATGAATTGCTGTGACCCAGGCCACACCCCTGCacctgtctgggcctcagtttccccatttataCCCCAGAGAGCTTGGCTGACTGATACCTATGCCTTTCTCAAATCTAGGGTTTGGGACCAGCGTCATtgctctgaggtcagggagccagcCTGCCCGCCTGCTGCCTGTGAGCTGCAGCTCACCTTGCCCTTGCGGAAGAGCGCCTTGATGTTGTCGGGCTGGTGCTCGAGCACAAGGCTGCAGGAGCGCAGCGCTGCACGGTAGTGGTCCAGCTTCAGCTGTGAGGCTGCCAGGTTGTTCAGACACTTCACCTTCAGCTGCAGGAGCTGCTCCTCCTCCTCGAATGTCATGTCCACTGTGGGGGGACAGCACTCAACTACAGCCACTGTTACCACGCCGCCAGCCACCCACAACCATCTGCAGAGAGATTATGTGACCCAGGCCAAGGCCCACCCCACCGAACCTGGTGCTGGAGGAGACTGGGGGGGAAGGGTCTCTGAGAGTCCCAGTCACAGGAGATGGGGGGTTTCCAAGATCCCAGTGCTGGGGCCTCTACCACCTACTCCCTGGGGGACCTCaggcctctctggcctcagtttccccatctctaacaCGGGCCAAGGCCAGTGCTGTCCTCAGGGCACTCCCAAGGAGTCGACAAAATGGAGCCTAAGTGAACGAGGGCCCGATCATGGATTGACAATATCTGCAGTCACCCACGTTCCAACATCTACCTGCACTCCGTAACAGTCCACTGACCTGGGATTTAAGTCTAGAAATATCTAAAGACTAGGCATAGCTAAACATCTATCCATATTCTATAATTTTCTAGAACATTTTGAATCTGGGGCCCTCTGTGGCTTGAAGTTTCTAGCACTAGGGGGATGGCTTTGCAGGGGAGGTGCTGGGATTCGACCTGGCAGTCACCTTTGGCACTAGAAGTGATGGCCTTGATGGCGAGGTCGTAGGAGTTGGCGGCCAGCACAAAGTCGGCCCGCTGGTAGTGAGCATTGCCACACTCCCGCTTCCGGTTGGCCAGGGCCACGCGTTCCTGCCCCGTGAGCATCTCCAGGTCAGGCCCATCCACGGCAGTCTTCAGGGTCACCTCCAGGCACAGGGCCGCGTGTGGGGGGATGTATGGGCTCCtgctgggggatggggtggggagagcacTCAGACCCAGCGGCCACCATGACTGAACCCCAGACACACTAGGTTCAGCGGGAGCAGGCAGGAAAGGGCTGTCACCCCCCTCCTCAGTAAAACACAAGGGAAGTTAACTCTTGCTACTCTTGAGCTCCGTGACTTGGTACGGGAGTTCCCCTCCCGAAGcctgtttccttttctataaaatgtgcACTTAGATGGGGTGAGATGGGGGAGCAACCCGTCCCACCCACTTCCTCACCCCCACAGGAACCCCTGCAGGCAGCAGGTACTCACCTGCCCTGGGGGCCGTAGCAGTACTTGGAATCAGCAGTGACCATAGCCGTCTCTCCCACGTCCATGAGCGGGACACTGAGATCCAGGGcctggggtcggggtgggggagcAGCATGAGTTGAGTGGGTCCCGGTGCACCACAGCAGTGCCCACCCACccggccaccaccaccaccaccaccacctcccctgcatctcaccccagcccctccccacccagaacTGCCCAGGCCCTGCACCGTTCCCACCTGGATGACATCACAGTCACCCAGGGTGAACACCAGCTCCGGCTCCTCCTGTACCCGTGTGCCATTCTCCAGCGAAGTCTGCAGCTGCACGGTGACCACCTGGCCCTTGGCCGGGCGGCTTGAGCCTGGTGGGCCTGGAACCAGCATCTTCTTCCTCAACAGCCCATTCCCTGCCGTGGAGCAGGGACAAGCAGCCTGTCACTAAGCAGCTCAGATGGGCAGCTGCCCCCTGGGcactccccctccccagctctgcctATCCTGGGGGTGGGTGGCACAGCACCAGGGCATAAGCTGAGTTTTCAGTGgccactctgccacttactgggcAGGTGACCCCATGCCTCTGGGCCTCCGTGTCCCCGGCTGGACACCGGGCATCAAAGGGCTGATTTGGGGACTAACGATACTGGCTCCAAGGATGCGCTCAGTGAACACTGGCTGGTCTGTCATCTTAAGAAAACCAAggtagttccctggtggcctaatggttagcattccgggctttcactaccatggcccaggttcaatccatggtcaggtaactgagatcccacaagccacgcggtgtggccaaaagaagattaaaaaaaagaaagaaagtcaagGCTCAGTGAGGGCAAAGAGCTGAGAAAAGCCATCCTGCCTACCACAATCAGGGCAGCAGGGATACCCAGTAATGAGACTCTGGAGctaccctctctcccttctctggttCCAATCTCAGCCCTGTGACACGTGGACGTCAATTTACCCAGCCATGAAATGGGGTGATCAGGGGGTATCCTGGTGACACTTAGTGAGTAGGTTCCTTGGTTAGCAGAGCACCTGTGATGCCAGAACTGTGTCCTGACCAAAGCACCACATCACAGAAGGACCCATAAGCAAAAGTAGCCCCCAACGCCCCCCTCCAGCTGCCGAAGAGACCACTATGTTCCCCTCCATACCCCAAACGATCTTAGGAATGGCCAAATGGCCACAGCCAACACCTACTGAGTACCAGGCATGAGGCCCCGTGCCTTCATGAATCCACTCAAGGAGCCCCTGCAATGATGACACCCACTGTCATGCCATGACAACTGCTGGGGCAACAGAGGGCTTACACCTATGGGGCACGTCAGACTGACATCATCTGCAGTCACCCATGTTCCAACAAGTACCTGTATTCCGTAACATTCCACTGGTCTGGAAAATACTACCATGAGTCTGAGTAGACCCCTAGTCTAAAGGTTAGGGGCAGAGAGATCTACTCATACTATGGAATATTCTAGAGTGTTCCAAATTCCTGCAGTGCTCCCCAACTTATACATGCCCCCGCATCCAGTTTGAGAACCAATGATCTAGTGGATGTCAAGAGTCTTGAGGTTTCTGGGCACTAATAGTGGATATGCTGGTAGGACCTCAACCAGGCACTGCCTCTCACCCAGGTAAACCCAGGGATATAGAATCACATCCCCTCtcaaggcctcagtttccttgtctagaAGCCTGAATTCTGACTTCAGAAAGCAGCTGGCTCGCATATAAACAAACAGAGCCATCCTCATGCTCAGACAGGGAGCAGGGCAGCTCTTAACATCATTAGAGAAGAGCTTCCCAAACTTTAATACAGCCAAGGAGGCTGTGCAACCTTGGACAGgtggcttcacctctctgagcctgtttccctatctgtaaaagaGGATATGGTAGGAATTACATTgtggggttgttgtgaagataaaataagatgatgcacagccctggcacagaatcagtgctcagtaaatatcaacTGGTGTTATTTTTAGGTGCAGTAGGGTTTATATCTGTAGTGGAGATGAAATCAGTATCAATTCGACTTTACCAGTGCCAGTATTACTTCATACTACTGTATCATTAGCACTAATGATGGTAGTAATAATGTTTTAGTATTATCTGTGTGGTCATTAGCGTTATTTAGTGTATTAGATATCAGAACTAGTAGCGCTGTGTTTATCTTCTAGAGTTGTTGTGATGGGGTACATGGGGGTGGCACATGTGTGGGTTCTCCTAGTTTCTTTCTTGCAGAACTTTTCTGAACAATTAGCACACTAATGAATACTATGAACCAGACACAGGGATGAACAAAATGGGATGTTCCACAGATCTATTTGACCTCAGGACACATTTTTCTGGGGACAGGCACTTGCCAGACAAATGCCAAGAAAAGTGGGGGTTGGGAGCTGCCAGCGCCTGCTGTGCTGGCTGTGTGGCTCTGGGCAAGTgattcagcctctctgagccctgtGAGCAGCTCTGCGAAAGCAAGTCATGGGGTGGGAAGGCAAGAGAAGGGCATAAACATGAGGTGTCTCAAGCAACTGCCTGTGGCTGGCGATCAACGTGGTTACATGTTTTACTTCCAACCTTCTTCACAACAGAGATGGGGAAATGAGGCTCAGGGGAGGAGAGGGCCTAGGCCAAGGTCACTCCTGAACCTGAGCTGTCCAGGCCCTGTCGGTTAACCCGAGCCACCCCTGCTCCTTACCCAGGATGTCCAGCCACTCGTCCAGGGCCGGGGCGGGCTCAGGCTCCGGCTCCATGGCGGCCAGGAACTCTCGGGCCAGCGCCCCGGGCTGCTCGGCCTCCTCCTGTGAGGGCTGCCCTACATCCTCAAGTGGCGGCAGCTCACTcagatcctcctcctcctcctcctcctcctcctcctcctcgccctCTGCGTCTTCCACCCCGTCCAGCACTTCGAAGTCCTCAAGTGGTGGGACCCCAGCAGGTGGCGGGGCAGTGGGCTCAGGGTCCGCAGCAGAGGGCTCAGCACAGGATGCCATGCTGCTGGGGGGATGGGAATTGGCCCTGATGGGGAGAATGGATGGGGGTAAGAATCCCACCAAGCCCCTCAAATCTCCTCTGACTCCATTCTCCACACCGCCgatcacttgctgtgtgactcagGGGCTccaggccttagtttcctcatctacagggTGGATAGAGTAACAACCCTGGTTTGTCCAAAGGACTTAACAACCCACTCATCAAGCCCTGACATCAGAttcagtgttagctattattagagttaattattatttaatctttataaacaCCCTGGGGAAGTAGGGAACATCCCCCTGcagaaaaggaaattgaggcccagagtggCAAagccatttgcccaaggtcacagagcaggcCAACCACaggagccaagatttgaacctagGGCTTTATCTG
Proteins encoded in this region:
- the FKBP8 gene encoding peptidyl-prolyl cis-trans isomerase FKBP8 isoform X1 translates to MASCAEPSAADPEPTAPPPAGVPPLEDFEVLDGVEDAEGEEEEEEEEEEEDLSELPPLEDVGQPSQEEAEQPGALAREFLAAMEPEPEPAPALDEWLDILGNGLLRKKMLVPGPPGSSRPAKGQVVTVQLQTSLENGTRVQEEPELVFTLGDCDVIQALDLSVPLMDVGETAMVTADSKYCYGPQGSRSPYIPPHAALCLEVTLKTAVDGPDLEMLTGQERVALANRKRECGNAHYQRADFVLAANSYDLAIKAITSSAKVDMTFEEEEQLLQLKVKCLNNLAASQLKLDHYRAALRSCSLVLEHQPDNIKALFRKGKVLAQQGEYSEAIPILRAALKLEPSNKTIHAELSKLVKKHAAQRSTETALYRKMLGNPSRLPAKCPGKGAWSIPWKWLFGATAVALGGVALSVVIAARN
- the FKBP8 gene encoding peptidyl-prolyl cis-trans isomerase FKBP8 isoform X3, with the protein product MVQGRSRGGLDHSSSKEATLRRWANSHPPSSMASCAEPSAADPEPTAPPPAGVPPLEDFEVLDGVEDAEGEEEEEEEEEEEDLSELPPLEDVGQPSQEEAEQPGALAREFLAAMEPEPEPAPALDEWLDILGNGLLRKKMLVPGPPGSSRPAKGQVVTVQLQTSLENGTRVQEEPELVFTLGDCDVIQALDLSVPLMDVGETAMVTADSKYCYGPQGSRSPYIPPHAALCLEVTLKTAVDGPDLEMLTGQERVALANRKRECGNAHYQRADFVLAANSYDLAIKAITSSAKVDMTFEEEEQLLQLKVKCLNNLAASQLKLDHYRAALRSCSLVLEHQPDNIKALFRKGKVLAQQGEYSEAIPILRAALKLEPSNKTIHAELSKLVKKHAAQRSTETALYRKMLGNPSRLPAKCPGKGAWSIPWKWLFGATAVALGGVALSVVIAARN
- the FKBP8 gene encoding peptidyl-prolyl cis-trans isomerase FKBP8 isoform X2; translation: MASCAEPSAADPEPTAPPPAGVPPLEDFEVLDGVEDAEGEEEEEEEEEEEDLSELPPLEDVGQPSQEEAEQPGALAREFLAAMEPEPEPAPALDEWLDILGNGLLRKKMLVPGPPGSSRPAKGQVVTVQLQTSLENGTRVQEEPELVFTLGDCDVIQALDLSVPLMDVGETAMVTADSKYCYGPQGRSPYIPPHAALCLEVTLKTAVDGPDLEMLTGQERVALANRKRECGNAHYQRADFVLAANSYDLAIKAITSSAKVDMTFEEEEQLLQLKVKCLNNLAASQLKLDHYRAALRSCSLVLEHQPDNIKALFRKGKVLAQQGEYSEAIPILRAALKLEPSNKTIHAELSKLVKKHAAQRSTETALYRKMLGNPSRLPAKCPGKGAWSIPWKWLFGATAVALGGVALSVVIAARN